The genomic stretch GTGTTATGCAGTGATTTGTGAATATGATTATTTCTGAActttaaattgataaattcaaaaagtaGTAGAACTTCAGTTCACTAGAAAGCAACCGTAGCGGGTTGAGTCATTAAATGTAACCGATGTATCTTATCTTTTTTAACTACCttacatatatgtacgaaACCCAACGTCTCTCTGCCTGTCGTTATCTTCCCCTTATAACTCCAGAACCACTgaatcaattttgatttttttctgaaaatagcTGCAATAAACTCTTACAGATAGAGGAAAGTTATGTTAAAGAGTTTTCAAGGCCTCTATGAGCTGTACAAAAGAATCCGCCAAAGCATAAAGATACTATGTCTTAAAGTTTCGCCAGAAGAaatacttaaaaatattttcggttGGAACCGCAACGgccaattattatattatatatattctataatACACGCGGCTCGTGGACAAATTTTACTAACTGCAAGTTATCACAGTCAATTCCTGATAATCTATAaggtatttataatttatttcaattactgAACGAGTGTATGTTAAAGAGAGAACTGTGAGACCAATTGAGGTGGATATtgttcttcaaaattatttaatcttGAGTATTGTTACATGATAGCTTTTCTGCTCTTATATCAAATGAAAGTAAAGCGAGTCGAAAacttaaatttcatttccgcAATGTATCTCATTTTTTTACTGAGTAAGAAAATCCCGCAAGTTGCACAAGTTATGTGAATTACCATAATCATACATTCCAATTTAGGGttaaaacgaataaaaactTTCCCTGCAGCTCCAATATTCAAATATCAGTAAGACAAGCGTCGAAATACGTGAGCGTAGGAATACACTAGTTATCCGAAGTTTAGAGAAAGTTGTGTAatcttcaaatatttatcGGTCGTGTAACGCGACCAGTTCTAAAGCGACACTAGGCAGGGATATATAAGCAAATTGCTTACGTGCCCGCAAGTGGGACCGTGAGGATTATAACTCATCTAAAACTTCCACAGGTGGAACCAGTCACATGATTTTGTGGCGAATAAGATTCACCAGAGCAGAGGAAAACCAAGTAGAACTTCCGACAGAGTTCCTTCCGATCGCAAAACTCTTTTGTCGATAAACGAATTTAAAGGCAAAGTGCATCGAGAATTCGCGTAAGACTTTTGGGAAGTacgaatttattttgaaattatttaaaagtACAACGAAATATTTCGTTATTCTTTACGTTCAACAAAAAATACTGGGTAAATGTGTTCTGTTTATATAATGTAGCGTGTTACCATTTCACTATTTTACTCATTGGTGCATCTGTAACGGGGTTGATccttatacatgtatagagAGAAACTGTAGCGGGGCACACTCTGCACTAATGTGACATTTCACACCCGCTGATGTAGTACGGTGTGAgctacacacacacacacacacacacacacacagaatCTCACAGAAAGGTGCCTACAAACCGGAAGCAGCGGGTTCTCGGTAATTGCAGCACTACataacaacgaaaaaaatggaatCCTTTGAGTATCGAAAGATTTCGCCCCTCTATAGTTCACCGTGGCTTGATACAATTATAATCATCGAATACTCATTACAGACAACCGATAATCGATTGTCGTCTCGATAACGAAATTACAAAGCTGTAGGTCTTTTTCGCCCGGAGAGAAATAGACGTTCTCACGTGAGCTGTCGCACGGCACTGGGCGTTTAGTTACACGTCTTCGCTTATGCAACTATGTCGACagttttcgtttgttttttttccggtTTCATTTTTGCACTCAGCGTAAATATTTGCAATTCGGAAAGGCTGAAGTTGCTCGGTAGTCGCAGTAAGGTGAGCATTGATCAGTATAGATTGAATTGAGTCACGGCTAACTTGTGAATCGAATCAATTTCGAGAATTCTAAATTTCTGAAATCAGTATTCCAGGCCTCGAAAGTTTCAAGTGACAATTTTACAGAGTTCCGAATAAAAAAGTCTCGTAGCAGCACAGTTTCGGTTGTTCAAACTTTTGAATAGGAAGTGTGTGTGCCTATCGGTGTCCCTGAcagtgtgtatgtgtgtgtgtgcgtgtggtTACCAAACGAGTGATTTTCCCAAATTCCGAACCCCCGGGGTTTTTACTATTTTATGAACAGTACTTTAGGTAGAAAGTGCCTAAACTGAGAGTTTTCCGGCGAAATCGATGTCTTCAGGAACTCGAGCCGTATGCCCTGTGAAATTCTGCATCTCGGAACATTGGCTTTTCGGGACTCTGTGTATTCGACCGTATAGATTTTCTTAACCTTTCGTTATTCGCGGTATGAGCGTAACGCCGCCCTTTAGACGAAAATCGCAATATACATAACTGTATGGGTAACTGTGACTACGTACTTTACCAATTCGCTCTTTGAAATGTTTACTATCGTAAGATATACTTATAATTAATAAGAATTTATTTAATGCGTGAGAAAACTATatttacattgaaaaatatcgtgaaaaaacggCACAGTGCGCATTACGCGAGTTAAATCatcgaatcaatttttccCATCACGTTGCCAGACTTTACTCGGAATCTATTAGCTGACGGTAAGTGAGATAGCCGTGAGCCTTGCGTGAGGCCGagtaaaattgagaaaaatcagCATAGCGATATGCCTAGCTATTTGTAAcattgtttgtttatttcacaTCAGATTTATCAATCGTCACAGGTACCGATAATTATTACAAACTATAGTTTGGCTGGCAAATGATACGGGCATGGAGACCTCAGCGAAAGCCAGTTTACAACTCATAAAAGTGCAACGCAGTCGGGCAGCATTAATTAtagaagaatataaagacgcGGGTTGAAATAATAGTACCGgaataatataaattcatgaacaaatggaaaaattcctcaccgcgataaaatatatttatgaacGTTGGCGATGGTCAGATAGTCGTAGTAACACACGGTTGACTTGCATTTGACTTATTGGCGGCAGAACATGAAGTCAACTATCGGATCCTGATGCACTATAGAGTGTATTTGAAGGAAATAATTGACTTCGTGTCAACCATATGATCACGAATGTCCGCCAAGTTgtcaatttacaaataatagCGTACAAGTCGACTGTAAATTGATTTGCCGTCATCGATAAATGGTCGAGCAAAGCTTTGAAATTTCCTTGCTTATACGTATAGTTGTCTAGACTTTGAACTGCAGAACGTTAAATTTCAACTTGACGTCGCAGTTATCCGTGTTACCTCGTATTTAAGTCATCGTCGTCCCTGACATCAAATGAATGATATCTCCCGCTTCGTTTCGAGGCACAAAACACTTGGCCATCTCCGGACATGCTTGATCAGTCAGAAAAAAGATATCCCAAGGAGAGGGATACGATTATGGCTGAAGAAATATTGCCAATGCAAATATATGACTGCAATCATCTGAAATATACCTGGCTTACTTTAGTTCTTTTTTCTCCGTGAAATTAAGTCATCCATCTATTAAGATAGTATTGTTCAATGTTGTCTATCTAGGAATATTAAATTATGCATTCGTATAATCGCACTGGCAATTTACAGCCGAGTGCATAGACAGACCTACCGCAGAATGAATTGCACCAGGGAAGGGAAAATTTGTCCACCGGCTTATCATCACGTTGGTTTCCTTGAGCGTTAGTTCAATACAGCTTTGAACCTCATACGGGACGGTGGCTACTAAAAAATCCTCTATTTATTACTTGTTGTAATTTATCCTGATGGGAAACGTGCCGTTGATACAATCGTAAATGTCAAGCTTGACCGAAGATTGAAGTGTCAATATTTCTCGTGAGGttaatttatagaaatttattaCTTCGCTTCTAAACACTGAAATACTTTCCCATTGGTGTGTCTGCAGCTACAATCGGAAATGTGATGGGATACGATCGAATAGAACATTGTGATGAGTGAACCACGCAATTGTGACGAACGAGGGTATATCGAATTGTCATTAACTCGTTCCATAATCTGATCAGCTACTTGAAAAATTCCGCATATGTTTTTAGCAccaagtgaagaaaaaatttaaagtatATGGATCATACATACTTGTGAGTCGTATCAATTACGGTCAATTATAACTTTGAACTGATTGCTGTAGGCAACAGCGCTGACGGAGATTTTCATCTTGTTACTTATGATTTTTAGAGTATAATCTTAGAGACTAAAGCCGCTGCGCGCTGATCGATATCTTCTAGGTTCCATGCTTGCGTTAAAACTGGTCTCGCGTACGGAGTACCTTGATTTTAGTATCTTATTATACTTTACAACCATATTTTATTCGAGCAGGATTATTGGTTCGGAGCCCTACCGAATGTAAAATCATTGGAACCGCGATCTGTACTAATTCAACTGACAGATAGACCGCAGCGACATTAGAGGATCGTTACAAAGAGCACGTAGTTTTCGATGTTCCGACGCCTGCGGAAGACGAAATGGCTGTCGCGACCGACGGAAATATTGTGGTACCAGTGGATCGGAGGAATAGGATGTAAGTGGAAGTAATCAAACACGGCATTCCTCAGTTATCGCGTCGTATTACCGAATATTCGTTTCGCAGCGATGCTGATGATGGGTGTGATCGGCATGCTGATCGGGATGTTGTCCCCATTTCTGGCCGTGATCACCTCCCCGAACCCGTCACTCTTCCTCACCATGGACGAGGCCTCCTGGGTGGCGTCGTTGTCTAGTCCGGCGCGTCTGGTGGGTGCGATTTTTGGCTCAATCGGCATCCATTACCTCGGAGGTAAGAGGGCGATGCTTATCGCGGGATGCCCTCTGCTGCTGGCTTGGGTTTGCCTCATCCTGGCTGACTCGGCAAAATGGCTCTACGGGACCAGCTTCGCCCACGGGCTGGGCATAGGGATCGCGTTCGTCAGTTTTCCCGTCTACCTCGGCGAAGTGAGCAGCTCAGCGACCCGCGGCGCTTTGGTGTCCTTCGCCGTGAGCGGGTTTCCTCTGGGCTCGTTGATAGGCAACATCTTGGGCACCTATCTACCAAAAACCACGTTCGGCTACATAGCTTTGGCGCCGACAATCGTTTACATCGCCATCTTCCTATGCGTCCCCGAATCTCCTCACTACTTTGTCAGGATGGGCAAATTGGACGAAGCGGAGAGGTCAATAAGCCGGTACCACCCGAAGGTGGTCGTCAAAGAGGAGCTGGAGTTCTTACAGACATTTACCTCCGAATCGAATTCGGTAACGGTCGGAGACCGACTGAGGGAATTGACAACACCTCGAAACAGGAAGGCTGGAATGATGATTATGCTACTGTACTTCTTTATGCATTTCAGTGGTCTCAACTCCGTTATTTACTACATGGAAATTATTCTGAAAACAAGCAAGGTGACCGCGATTTCTCCTGCGACGGTTGTGATCGTGGCCAACGTCCTTGATTCCGTGGGCGGATGGGTGTCGATGTCTTTGGTCGATAGATATGGACGGAAGCCAATGTGGATAACTTCGAGCTGCGGAGCTTGCGTATCCATGGCTTTAACTGGAGTAAATTTTACCCTTTTGGCCAACGGCTATAATTCCTACGGTCAGCAGTGGGTGCCGATAGTTTGCATGATCAGCTTCCGGGTGTTTCTATTCATCGGCCTCATTCCCATGCCGAGTATATTTCTGAGCGAGCTTATCGCgccgaatttgaaaagcttgACAGCATGTTTGGGCAATGTTTTCGCGGGGCTCGTCGCCTTTGCCTCGACGAAAAGTTATCAACCTTTGCTGGATGCCTTCGGCGAAGCTTGCGTATTCTACATGTATGCCGTTATCATGTTTCTAGCTTTTATTTTTGGCTTCATATTGCCTGAAACGAAGGGTAAGACCTTGCACGAGATTCAAAACATGTAAATTCGAAGGTGGGATAACGAGCTAACAATAGCCTTCGCAGGGTCCGCGTATTGTATACTATCACTATATTCttaaattatttcagagaTCATTTAATGTTGAAACTGTCTCATGTTGTGTCTTGTAAGatgattataaatttgaaattgatataCTTAAGCAGTGGTAGACCTTTACATCGCCGGTAAGCCACCATACGGGCTCAAATCTTGACGTGAACTTTGCATCTCCCTAAAACGCATCTCTGGTGCCAAAACCTTTCGCCAAGTACGTTAACAATATAGTCATTACCCACAAAAATACCTTCTTTGACAAAAAACGTATACATACAATCAGCTCATacaaaaaaagattcaaatcATGTACTACTGTCAAGTACACGTCTGTTAATTCACAATAAAGGCAGGATCGAAACTGAACCGTTAGCTTCCACATCTCCCTGGAATCACACTGCTGCCGCACTGGGGTAACACTGACCTTAAACTTGTCCGCCTACTAATGATAATtaagtatgaataaaaaacataaTAACTCACATATTGACAAAAACCCAGACAAACAAGTTAAATTAGTACGTGAAACTTGGTGGGCCTCTTTCAAGGCATGAAATATTACACATGAAATGATAAACTTTTATTAAGTTGATATTTTGGCTCCATCATTACACATGTGAATAATGTAAAGATATAAAAACTTCTTGCTATTTATAAACGCCAACTTCAGGCTAGTATATTAGCATTCTATAAACTCACAGCCAGGCAGCCAGGCTGACTGCGTAAAATATATTCTGATCATGAGTGTATTGGTGCAAGCCCGGTCTGTAATTTCACTAACTGCCGttttaattaaacaattttgaactaacactgtaatatgttatatacTTACATctctaaataaatattcgaaatgTCTGTACAGTGCAGTAAAATGGGACCCAAATAatatgagaaatatttttattgttaatattgATTCGCTATTTCATTGGATCGCGAATTCTAGATCTGAGATTTCAATTTTAGCGGTACATTCAACATTAGTTATGTCACTGATACTCCAGAGGGCGTAGAACTCTAATTGCACTGCTGCCTTATAGCCAGCTTCCACTCTCTGCCTTACTCTTAGGACGCACAGGTCGGACGGCGATCGAACAGATTACAATTCACCGTTAAGaggtattattattttgcgTACACGAAATCAAGGTTTATCTAATCAatttaattaagaaaaatgaattaaaatttttttattctgtttcTCATACATGTTAACATAATTCTTGAAGTAGAagggatttttattttcttttattatgtTAAAACCAAATGGCGGTGAAGTGGCTAGTGAAATAAAACGATGTTTTTCAAGACGGGCAAACAACTAGTGCCTTCAATTTCCAACctatcaattttaaatttttactgtgATTTTACTTTCGTAATTtgtcattgattttttttcaacattaattACAAAAAGTAATTGGATAATGCCCAACACTGCACTCTACATACAGAAGTATAGATTTTTCTAAAATGTGGCGATCGGTGCTACTTTTCAGACTCAATTTCAGCTTCAGACCTTTGTTCATGTCACTTCAATTTGCAGTTTagtattttttgataactGGTCGAGGATTGGGATTTCGTAACAGGAAATTCCGAACCACCACAATTCGATAGCTGAGCTACAGCTTTAGTATTTACCGATgccttgttttatttttgccCTTCACTTTTGCAAATTCAAGGTTgccgaaaaagaaaaagaagaagctgcGCAATCATCTACGTCTTCTACCAATTTACTgctcgatgaaaaattaaaattctgaTAGTGACACTGCTTCAACAGCACCCCGTTCCAGctgtttacaaaaattgacaGTAAGAGAGGTAGCTGTAAGCTTTGCGAAAAATCGAGTAAGTTGCCGATTGCGAAAAATCAGCCTAGCAACAAGCCTAGCGCTTTACAAAATTATCTATTCATTTGACACCTGATATTTCAATCGTCGCGGGTATCGATTACTGTAAACGTTAATTTGTGGCTCTTCAGTGATTCGAGCTCTGAGGCCGCAGCGTCAAAACAACTTAACGATTAAAACGGTCAACTGGATTGGATTCGCACGGTACCAGCTGACAGTGACATACAGACGACCCGACGAACTCCGGCAATGGTCAAGGGTAAATGAAAGTCCACGGACACGACGATTACCGATCATTTCCGAAGACAGTCCAAGTGACCAGACGGAGATGACCATCGACTATCGAAAGGACAGGAGTCAATGAAAAGTCTCGAGAGGACCTCGGGCGGTATAAATAGAGGTGCTCCATAAGGCCTCCTCAACAGATCTCAGGTAGAGCGCCTAGCTCTCTTACCGCGTATGTGGTGACGCTTATTTAGAGCCCGTTCACAAATTTAGCTTCACTTGGAATTTTCAAGAATAGCCCTTAAATTCAAATGATAAAGTTCGAAAGATTTATAGAATCCACGATAGCGGGGGATTTCGAAGATCAAGAATTGTTAAGATTACTAGTCATTCATGGAGTAGGGTAAATTGTGAACAGAACCGATAAATACTGTACTCTttgagtttaatttttttttttttttattttattcactttataatttgattttgtGAAACTCCCAACATTACAAACCAACTTTTTTACAAAACGTAGCCCGGTAGGCTGCCACGGCAGTCGTTTTGGTCTGTAGTTCAGCTGTTGTAATTGATTGAATCAGGTGTTATCAGCTACGGTTTCTTAACCCAAATCTGAGCAGGAAGGCAGCTCTGGATATTCCCGAGTCTGCGAAACTTACAAAAAGGTCAGGGTGTTTTCGGGTCGGCAATACTGGCTCTGGTTTCGACCTTTTTTAGGATGTgctatttattaattaattttatccaACCAGGCAGAGACATCCGCACTAACGTTGCGTGCTCGTAAACCATTGCTTCGAGAACAGTCAGCACACGTTACAATGCAAGCAGCATTGATTatagaagaaaatatatacgtgGGTTCAAGTGGTAGCACTGGAAAGAACATGTGCCACTAGATGCTGCGAATTCGAATACGCACGGTGAAATCCAGCATCGCGATAAGATATATTCGTGAACGTCATTTGTCCAAAGTCGTTGCGATGTGCAGAACATACATTGCTGTGAGCAGCAGGATTTGAGCggtatgatatatatatatgtatatatgtatatatatatatgatacatGTATGTCTAGTCAACTTGAGCAGATAAGCTGtatatatcaaatttttatgccCACGTGATGTGATGGATCGTATTAGCCTATGCACTCGGCCCGAGTAATTGCGCCTAGATATTTTCAGACTCTCTCACCTAATCTGCAGTACTTATCGGTCTCTCAACACAGCAGCGAATGCGCTCAGTCCGCTAGTGAGGTGCAGGCAGAGCGCAGATTAGTCAAAATTAGTAACATCTGGTCTTGTGGCAATTTTGAAAGCAAGACGTGGGCCTGTCGAAATTAGTGACGGTTTTGAAAATCACAGTCATCAATTTTGAGAGAATGATCTTCCGTTTGACTTCTCCGTTTCCCAACGATACGTTGTGGCTGCAATGGATCGGAGGTTTCGCAGGTATGTGGCAGTGGGTTGACATATTattgaatgtaatttttcaccgcCTTTGCACAATTCATGCAACATTGATACTCAATTTCGGTGTCCCGCAGCCATGATAATGATGTTCGTAGTTGGCTTGACAATCGGGTGGGCTTCGCCTTACTTGGCTCAATTTTCGACTGAAGATTCTCCATTTCCTGCCTCAGTCGACGAGGTTTCTTGGATCGCGTCGATCTTCCAGCTCGGACGGTTGCCAGGAGCGGCCCTCGGTTTTATTGGCAACCAATACTTGGGCAGCAAAACTACAATGATCGGAAACGGCTGTGGACTAATGCTGTCCTGGATTCTAGTTATCGCAGCAAATTCTGTAGCCTGGCTTTATGTGGCAAGGTTCATTTGTGGGGTGGCCATCGAGGTAGCTAGCATCAGTTTTCCTTTATACCTTGGAGATATTTCAAGCTCGAATATCCGCGGTGCATTAATAGCTATGACGCTGAATGGTTTATCCTTGGGGATTCTGACCGGTAACATAATGGGTGCTTACATCTCGATGAGAATCTTCGCGTGTATAAGCCTCGTGCCAACAATCTCATTCGTTCTAATTTTCATATCGATACCTCAGTCTCCGTACTATCTGACAAGTAAGAGCAAAATGCAGGATGCGGAAAAGtcgatattaaaatacaacCCAAAAGCAAATATCTCCGTTGAAGTCGAAACCATCAAGCAGTTTGTGGCCACAACAAGTGCCGTGACCTTCATCGATCGATTACGCGAGTTTAACATCCCTCGAAACCGGAAGGCTGGATTGACAGTTATCATCTTGGACTTGTTCGCACAATTCTGTGGACTAAACCCCATAGCGACTTACATGGAGACCATCGTGACGAGAGGTATGGTCACCGTCGTCACACCTTCCATTGTGCCCATTTTAGCAAACGGATTAGGAATCGTAGCTGGATTGCTTATGATGTATTTGGCTGATGCAGTCGGGAGAAGGAGGATGTGGGTCTATTCGAGCTGCGGAGTTTGCCTAGCTATGACAGCGCTGGGCACACACTTTTACCTTTTGAACGATGGACTAGATCCCAAACATTTGCAATGGATACCGATAATCTCTatgattttattcacgatCTGTTTCAACATGGGACTTAATTGCATTCCAGCCATTCTTCTCAGCGAGCTTTTCGGAGCAAACATCCGAACTTTAGCCGCCTCCATCTCCTGTGCATTTGCGGCTGTCTTTGCATTCACCTCGGTTAACAGTTACCAGTACCTGCTAGAACTTATCGATGAAAGTTACATCTACTGGATGTATGCAATCTTTATGGCTGTATCCGCAATCTTTGGACTCTTTTTAGTCCCAGAGATGAAAGGAAAAACGCTCAAGGAGATTCAAGATTTCATGACAGAGAAGTAAAGCGTGATGGATTGCAATGATTCTGCCCTCATTAGTCATTTCTCTGTGTTCATTCACTCAGCAACTGGCCGTTTTAATCAATTTCACCAAGTACTTCAAACTATAGTTTACGTTATGAAGCTATGaggtgaacgaaaaaaaattgagatctCATCGCTTGTGAAGCTTTTCGATGAACGTGTTACAGTGAGAATTGTGATCGTTAGACATGATAACATATAAatagatgatttttttactatgtagattgaatatatttcagaTGGTGTTTTTACCAAAGGTTATGTAAGATggaatataataaatgaaaagtgCAAATTCTTCTCACCGAATCTATATCCAAGCAATATGGATAAACTTCGAAGTATATCATCATGAAGATACACAAGCGGCCAAGTCATTtgaatataggtatgtaaatGTTGTGCATACGAATGTAAGTTTAACAATTTAAATTGTTCAATTCGTTTTATCACATACCTATTGTCAATGTCACTTGACTTTTCCGTTTccgtcttttttttaaaaatccgaCGAGTTGTTACGTACGAATTTGTTGAAAGTATAAATCCGTTTCGTAATCTGCTTAATCTGCAGGACTTATCCTGCTGTTAACATTGTGTTAACATAAAACGACGTTTGATTATACGATGAAGATAAACTCATGAGTGTAAACTTTTATCGTGGGCTGCTCAGAAATTCCCAAAAGATTGCGAGAAGTACCAAGTTTATGTAATTGGACATGACATGTATTAAAATGATTCCTACAATATTACAGAAAATATGCTAAATCATAGCATGCTGCTGACAGCAGGATAAGCTGAAGCTTCCGGAGTTGTATATTATTGAAGTCGCAGGCATAAGAATAAAGCAGCAGAGTAATAACACGAGGAAATAATACACAGAGTAGTTTTTGCTCCAAATATATTCTTTAAAAGTTTCGAACTAGGCGTTGCAGCCTTGTATCAGTTTTCCTGTTTCtcaaaaaatgtaatcaaCGGCTTCAATTTGAACCACTCATGGCAATGCGGCTTAGATTTTTGCAtttaattttcgtattttattacAACTTTGCTTTGATACAGTTTGCAGGTTGATCAAACAgtgcatataaatatatctgaTACCTCTGTGTGATAAGACATATCGGTAAATGGCTAAAAGATATGCTGATACCTATACAGTGCCCAAATTTAGATGAACTTGGTACTCTTGTCAAATTACATAGATAAGGTGTAATGTAAATGCTATATACGTGTATCACGTAACAGCCCGTTGCAGATGCATTAATCTTGATGATAAATGATAAGTACGCGAACCCGCAGATTTTTCTACGATACAACCGGATATACGATAATACATTAATACGTAATCAGTTGGTCCGCACCTCTGGAAAATACATCTGCAGTTGCAGTCAAGAAACCAGTCTCATATACCACATTGTGTATCAGCGTAATTTTGAATCTCTagtcttcaattttcacagtATGGTTTTAAGCCTGAGTCAATTATTACCTAACGGCACTTTCTGGTTGCAATGGGTCGGAGGCTTCGCTGGTGAGTGAAAGCGAATTAGAAACATTTAAGGCTTGATTCTTTCCAGTTTTTTCTCTGGCATTTATATCGTATTCGTGTATTACGcagcgatgatgatgatgtttGCGGTTGGCTTGGTAATCGGTTGGGCCTCGCGTTACTTGGCTCAATTTTCGACTGAGCTTTCCCCATTTCCCGCCTCAGTGGATGAGGTTTCTTGGATCGCGTCGATTTATTTCTTGGGACGGTTACCAGGAGCGGTCCTTGGTTTTGTTTGTAACCAATATTCGGTAGCAAAACTACGATAATCGGTACTGGCTGTGATCTGCTCTTTGCCTGGATCCTCATCATCGCGGCAAATTCTGTAAGTTGGATTTTCGTGGCCAGATTTATTTGTGGGCCAGCAGCCGAGTTGAGCAGCATCAGCTTTCCGCTGTATCTTGGCGAAATTTCAAGCTCGAATATTCGAGGAGCTTTGATAGCCATGACGGGAAACGGCTTATCTCTGGGAATTCTTGCCGGTAATACGATGGGCCTGTCGATGAGAACCTTCGCATTTATAAGTATCGTGCCAACTATCTCTTATGttcttattttcatattgATACCTCAATCTCCTTATTACCTCACAAGTAAGAGCAAAATGGAGGACGCTGAAAAGTCGATACTGAAATACAATCCAAAGGCAGATATCACTGTTGAGGTGGAATCTATCAAGCAATTTGTGGGAACAACAAATACCGTGACCTTCGCCAATCGTCTTCGAGAGTTCAATATCGTCCAAAACAGGAAGTCTGGtgtgatgataataatatcagTCTTTTTTGCACAATCCTGTGGACTGAACCCCTTAGCGGCTTACATGGAGACCATCGTGACTAGAGGCATGGTGACCGTCATTTTACCTGCTACTGTGCCTAT from Neodiprion virginianus isolate iyNeoVirg1 chromosome 3, iyNeoVirg1.1, whole genome shotgun sequence encodes the following:
- the LOC124300201 gene encoding facilitated trehalose transporter Tret1-like isoform X1; this translates as MFRRLRKTKWLSRPTEILWYQWIGGIGSMLMMGVIGMLIGMLSPFLAVITSPNPSLFLTMDEASWVASLSSPARLVGAIFGSIGIHYLGGKRAMLIAGCPLLLAWVCLILADSAKWLYGTSFAHGLGIGIAFVSFPVYLGEVSSSATRGALVSFAVSGFPLGSLIGNILGTYLPKTTFGYIALAPTIVYIAIFLCVPESPHYFVRMGKLDEAERSISRYHPKVVVKEELEFLQTFTSESNSVTVGDRLRELTTPRNRKAGMMIMLLYFFMHFSGLNSVIYYMEIILKTSKVTAISPATVVIVANVLDSVGGWVSMSLVDRYGRKPMWITSSCGACVSMALTGVNFTLLANGYNSYGQQWVPIVCMISFRVFLFIGLIPMPSIFLSELIAPNLKSLTACLGNVFAGLVAFASTKSYQPLLDAFGEACVFYMYAVIMFLAFIFGFILPETKGKTLHEIQNM
- the LOC124300199 gene encoding facilitated trehalose transporter Tret1-like isoform X2 gives rise to the protein MIFRLTSPFPNDTLWLQWIGGFAAMIMMFVVGLTIGWASPYLAQFSTEDSPFPASVDEVSWIASIFQLGRLPGAALGFIGNQYLGSKTTMIGNGCGLMLSWILVIAANSVAWLYVARFICGVAIESPYYLTSKSKMQDAEKSILKYNPKANISVEVETIKQFVATTSAVTFIDRLREFNIPRNRKAGLTVIILDLFAQFCGLNPIATYMETIVTRGMVTVVTPSIVPILANGLGIVAGLLMMYLADAVGRRRMWVYSSCGVCLAMTALGTHFYLLNDGLDPKHLQWIPIISMILFTICFNMGLNCIPAILLSELFGANIRTLAASISCAFAAVFAFTSVNSYQYLLELIDESYIYWMYAIFMAVSAIFGLFLVPEMKGKTLKEIQDFMTEK
- the LOC124300199 gene encoding facilitated trehalose transporter Tret1-like isoform X1, whose amino-acid sequence is MIFRLTSPFPNDTLWLQWIGGFAAMIMMFVVGLTIGWASPYLAQFSTEDSPFPASVDEVSWIASIFQLGRLPGAALGFIGNQYLGSKTTMIGNGCGLMLSWILVIAANSVAWLYVARFICGVAIEVASISFPLYLGDISSSNIRGALIAMTLNGLSLGILTGNIMGAYISMRIFACISLVPTISFVLIFISIPQSPYYLTSKSKMQDAEKSILKYNPKANISVEVETIKQFVATTSAVTFIDRLREFNIPRNRKAGLTVIILDLFAQFCGLNPIATYMETIVTRGMVTVVTPSIVPILANGLGIVAGLLMMYLADAVGRRRMWVYSSCGVCLAMTALGTHFYLLNDGLDPKHLQWIPIISMILFTICFNMGLNCIPAILLSELFGANIRTLAASISCAFAAVFAFTSVNSYQYLLELIDESYIYWMYAIFMAVSAIFGLFLVPEMKGKTLKEIQDFMTEK